The genomic segment AACATCCGATTTTTCGAAATCTATCTAGACGGGTTATTGTTTGAAGATACAATCGACTTGTTTAATAAACGTGGGGTTGATATCAAAAAAACTGGAATGCTTAATACTCTGAATGAGGTTTACACTTTAACTGAAGGTCATCCTCTATGGCTTAACTTACTAGCAATACAAATATCAAGAGATGAAAAAAGTAGTGAGAATATTTTAGAAGAGTTGAGGAACGGTGAGGCAGATAATAGGGCAAGGTCTATGTTACGACCTATTTGGAAAGGATTAAATGTTAACCAACAACAAGTTTTGCGTTGTATGGCAGAAATCCCAAGGCCAATGGACTCTGTCCAAATTCATAATTGCATAAGTGGTAAAATAAAAACATTTAACAGATTTAAGAGAGCGTTCAAGACCATAAAAGCATTAAGTCTGGTTGTTAAATGCGAGTCCGATGACGGCAACAACAAATATGATTTGCATCCTTTAGTTCGTAGTTTTATCAAAACTGAGTACGCTACAACCAAAGAGAGATTGCCTTACATTGATCCGATAGTTTGCTATTTAAGGCAGCTAATTATGGGTTCATCGGCAAAAATTAGCACTGAGACTTCTTTTGATAAGCTGAGAATGTGGTCCGAAAAAGCTGAACTAGAAATAGAATCAGGGCTTATGGCGGATGCTGTTGAGTCATTAGGTTATGTGGCAAATAGATTGTTAGCAATGGGTTATTCTGAGGAATTGTTCCGTGTAGGTAAACGAATAATTGATGATTTTATCATTAACCCTTCTCATTATAATGAGATAAAAGAATTTGATGAGTTATTTCAAGTCATCATTGAAGCTCTAATTGAATTTGGTCACGAAGCTGATGCGCGTCGTTTCCTAAAAAACTACGAAGATTTTGTTGAGGAAGGGACCGCACTGTTTATAGGTTTTTGTAGTCTCATGACATGGGTTGAGTGGCATCTTTATAACTATGACGAAGCTATTTATTGGGGAGAACGTGGTAGGTACTTAAAGAAACAATCTTCAATTGACACTTCCTGCGACTGTAGCCATAACCTTGCATTAGCATTACGAGACTCAGGTCGCTATGCGGAAGCAATGGAATATTTTTTAATGGGTAATTCACTTGAATCTTTATTTTATGCTGATGCTGAATCAGAAAGAGATGGTTCTTTCTGGGGGAATATTGGACGCTGCTTGATGCTTCAAGGTGATTACATAAATGCTATTCAATGTCTTAAAAAATCTGCAGAATCACTAGGTAATGACCAAGGTGCAAACGGGATAAAAAATCAAGGATATGCTGCAAAGTGGATCGCACAATGCCTAGAAGAATGTTCAATCCTTGATGATGCGTACATTTTTTATCGTAAAGCAAAGAGCATATGGGATCAAAGAGCACCTATACTTTCTCATGAAATTAACGTTAAGTTGAAAGATTTGGAACAATCTAAAAGACTTAACGAAGTGCTTAAACTAGGGGAGAAAGATATAATCAGGCGGTGTTCTGTTTGGCTAAAAAGCGATCCAGTCCCTAAATCAGGGAAGAGGGTGCACACAACCAACCATTCCACCGGACTCGTTGAAGCTCGCCGCAGAGCTTGTCGTTAGCTCCCACACCTCTCCTCCTCTTCTCCGAGTGGACTGGGAGGGGGAATGTGAAAAATGGCTCACAGAACCAACGCCCCTAGTGTCAGTTTGATTTCTCCCCTAATCTTGCCCTATACTATGGGTTCAAACTCGTGCCACCCCCAAACCTCAACCAGAGACTATCATGTATTGGCTTCTCACCAAATATCTGCTTACCGCGGCGATTGTTGTCCTGGTCTCGGAGGTGGCAAAGCGTAGCGACAGGTACTTCTCTTCCGGGTCTTGCAATCGCCTTTGTAGTTGCAGTGGCTTTTGTATTTTCTAGCATCCGCCATTCCGCAGTGCTTCACTGCTGTTTTTCCTGCTCTTTCTAGTATCTAGTATCTCGTATCCGTCCTTGTCCTTTAAATTAAAAATGTTCTCCTCCGTGTTCTCTGTGCCCTCTGTGGTTAGCGGCTCTTGCTCTTATCTCTTTTAGCCTGTCTATCGGCCAAAAAAAATCCCCTCCTCTTGCGAGGAGAGGGTCGTTACCTCTTTTTCTGTCCTTGCAGTCGCCCTTGTAGTAGTAGTGGCTTTTGCATTTTCTCGCATCTAACATCCGCCATTCCACTGCTGCTTTTTTGCCCTTTCTGACAGCTCCTAACTGAGAGCTTTCAGCTGCTTTTCTATTTCTTACAACAGCAGCATTGCGGACGCATATCCTCTTTCTTAATCCCGGCAACCATTACCGGAGCCTTCATGGCATCGCGACGGAAGGGTTCGCCCAGCTCCTGATTGACCAGTACCTCAATAAAGGTGGTCTTGCCCTCTTCCATTTGAACCCTTACGGCCTCTTTGAGCTGAGCTGTTAGATCGTCCGTGCAGGTAGCCTGAACGCCTATCAGGCCGCAGGCCTGGGCGATTTTTGCATAGGAGACATTGGGATCGAGCTCGGTGCCGACAAAGTTATCGGAATACCAGAGGGTGGTGTTTCGTTTTTCTGCGCCCCACTGGTAGTTACGAAAGATGATCATGGTGATTGGTGGCCAGTCCTTTCGACCGCAGGAGACCATCTCGTTCATGGAGATACCAAAGGCACCGTCGCCTGCCATGCCGATTACCGGAACATCCGGTTGGGCAATTTTAGCCCCGCAGATTGCCGGAAAGCCGTATCCACAGGGACCGAACATACCGGGGGCCAGATATTTTCTGCCCTCTTCGAAGGTCGGATAGGCATTACCAATGGCACAGTTATTACCGATATCAGAGGAGATGATGGCATTCTCTGGAATAACGGATTTCATCGCATTCCAGGCCTCACGGGGAGACATCTTATCTGGCTCACGATCACGGGCTCGTTTATTCCAACTGGTACCAGGATCATCCTCTTCGTGGACCAGGTTGGCCAGCTCTACGCTCCATTCTGCCTTGGTCTTGCCGATGTTTGCCTTGCGTATTTCACGGTCTGTGTCGCCTGCTGTGGCTGTGAGTCGGTTAAGAATTCCCCGGGCAACCTTTTTAGCATCACCGATGATACCAACTTTTACCGCCTTGGTCAGACCGATACGATCTGGGTTTATATCAACTTGGATGATTGCCGCATTCTGTGGCCAGTAGTCAATCCCGTATCCCGGCAGGGTAGAAAAAGGGTTGAGTCGGGTACCAAGGGCCAGGACAACGTCGGCTTGGGCAATGAGTTCCATTCCTGCCTTTGAGCCGTTGTAACCAAGGGGGCCTGCGGCCAGTGGATGGCTGCCGGGGAAGGCGTCGTTATGCTGATAACCACAGCAGACTGGGGCGTCCAGACGTTCGGCCAGCTCTATGGTATCTTTTATGGCCCCGCCCAGGATAACACCGGCGCCGTTGAGGATGACGGGGAACTTTGCCTTAGAGAGAAGTTCTGCCGCCTTCTCCAGGGCCTTTTCTCCACCGGCGGGTCGTTCAAAATCAACGATGGCGGGGAGTTCAATTTCAATTACCTGGGTCCAGTAGTCACGGGGGATGTTGATCTGGGCCGGGGCAGAGGCCCGTTTGGCCTGCATGATTACCCGGTTGAGTACCTCGGCCATGCGCCGTGGGTCTCGGACCTCCTCTTGATAGGCGACCATATCTTTAAATACAGCCATCTGTTCAACTTCCTGAAAACCACCCTGGCCCATGGTTGCGTTTGCTGCCTGGGGGGTGACTAAGAGGAGTGGGGTGTGGTTCCAATAGGCTGTTTTGACGGGGGTGATAAAGTTGGTAATACCAGGACCGTTCTGGGCTACCATCATTGACATCTTGCCGGAGGCTCGGGTGTAACCATCGGCCATCATTCCGGCGTTACCCTCGTGGGCACAGTCCCAGAAGGTGATACCTGCTTTGGGGAAGAGATCAGAGATAGGCATCATGGCAGAACCAATGATACCGAAAGCATGTTCAATGCCATGCATTTGAAGGACTGTGATAAAGGCCTCTTCCGTGGTCATTTTCATTTTAGTCATTGCTGCACCTCAATAATTTAATCATGCCCTAAACCTATAGGGCGGTTGTACCTACGTATCAGGCAGGCTACTAAAGCTGCAATCGGGTAAACTGATCCTCCTAAGGATAACTTGGTAGTGGGCTGCCAAGACAGGTTGAGGTTAAAAGCTTAGGGGTTACAAAAAAACTGCTATCTGTGCATTGTAGTGAGTAAAGACGGCATTGGCAATGTCAGGGAGAGGATTAGTAGACGGTGGGGGTGGGGGGCTTGCTTGCAGCTGAGTTATTTCAGGCTCTTGCCCAGAGGTAAGTTTTTTTGGTCTGGGGAGCGGCCCATCTCGGTCGTTCTGCTTTTTAATATTGAGTGATGGAGGAAGAGGTAAGATCTATTGACAGACGGGGGAGGTTTAGGATCTTATGTGCTCTTCGGGGCAATGCCATCTGCAGGCTGACCTGCTCTTCAACGCACGATAAAGGACCACTATGAATTTCAGGAAGATCGTTCAGGGCTTTTTCTTCTCTATCACCCTTCTCGCCGGTATTCGATTTATTTTCTATATTTCAGCGCTTAAACAGGGTCTGGATGCAGGACTAAAGCCCGGCCTAATTGAGGGATTCCTGCCCATAAGCGCCCTCATGGGCCTGAAGCAGTTGCTGGTGACGGGTGAGTGGGATATGATCCATCCCGCTGG from the Desulfotalea psychrophila LSv54 genome contains:
- the xsc gene encoding sulfoacetaldehyde acetyltransferase; the encoded protein is MKMTTEEAFITVLQMHGIEHAFGIIGSAMMPISDLFPKAGITFWDCAHEGNAGMMADGYTRASGKMSMMVAQNGPGITNFITPVKTAYWNHTPLLLVTPQAANATMGQGGFQEVEQMAVFKDMVAYQEEVRDPRRMAEVLNRVIMQAKRASAPAQINIPRDYWTQVIEIELPAIVDFERPAGGEKALEKAAELLSKAKFPVILNGAGVILGGAIKDTIELAERLDAPVCCGYQHNDAFPGSHPLAAGPLGYNGSKAGMELIAQADVVLALGTRLNPFSTLPGYGIDYWPQNAAIIQVDINPDRIGLTKAVKVGIIGDAKKVARGILNRLTATAGDTDREIRKANIGKTKAEWSVELANLVHEEDDPGTSWNKRARDREPDKMSPREAWNAMKSVIPENAIISSDIGNNCAIGNAYPTFEEGRKYLAPGMFGPCGYGFPAICGAKIAQPDVPVIGMAGDGAFGISMNEMVSCGRKDWPPITMIIFRNYQWGAEKRNTTLWYSDNFVGTELDPNVSYAKIAQACGLIGVQATCTDDLTAQLKEAVRVQMEEGKTTFIEVLVNQELGEPFRRDAMKAPVMVAGIKKEDMRPQCCCCKK